The nucleotide sequence TTTCAGCTGCTTTAGAAGGTTCAACGGCATTTAAAATCCGAATAACACGGGTAGTTGCGGCAACTCCGACTTGAGCGTTAAAAACTGTTGCTAAAACTTGTTGAAATGGGCCAATAAAATTTCAATTTAAAGAAATATAAGTAAAGATCAGCGCGGCAGTTGCTTTGCCCTTGATATCAGCCCCTAAACCAGCTACTCCTCAAACGCTAAGGTTGTATAAATAAAATAAGGCAGAAATTACAGAAATCACTAAAATAATTGAGTTAGAAATCACATAATAAATAGTTTCTAAACTCTTGGTTATCATATCTCCTTTAAAAGCAATATGACGAATTTTTTTAGTAATCTTTTTAAGTTCACTATTAATTAATGCTTGACGGTTAAATGAATTGGTGATTTTAGTGTTGGCTAGCATTTCTTCAACGAATGCATTAAGTTCACCAAATGCGTCTTGAACTCTAATGAAATAAGGTTGCGATTTTTTAATCAATAAAACAATTCCACCGAACATCAATAACGAGATCGGAACTACAATCAAAGTTAATGCAACTGAAATTAGCGACATCATCAAAATAGATAAGCTAATGCTAAAGAAAGCAGCAATAATTTGAGTTAAACTCTGATATAAAGACAAGGCAATATTATTGACATCAACAATTAAACTAGAAATTAAATTTCCGGTTTTATTATGATCATAATATGCAATCGGTAGTTTTAATAATTTAGCAATTAAATTATTACGCACCCGGCCTGCAGCTTTAAAACTAATTTTGACATAAAATAAGTTTTCTAAATATTTAAAAGCAGCATAAATTAAATAGATTAAAACTAAGGTTCCTAGTAATAATCAAAATTTTAATGCATTAAAATTTTCTCATTGTAAGGCACCTTTAGCTAAGGGTTCAAAAAATGCATTAATAATATAACCAATTAAAAAACTTCCACCAATATAAGCTACTGAGTTAATCGCTGAAAACAAAATTGCAAATCAAATTAGTTTACGATCTGGTTTGATAAAAGCAAGTCAAATCTTAAAAGTTTTTCAATTTGAATGAGTTTTTTTCATCTTACTCCTTATTGTTCTAATTGATTATAATTAACATCTCAGTATCATTGACAATTTTGTATCAATTCATTATGTGTTCCAGATGCGATAATGCGTCCTTTATCTAAAACCAAGATTTTATCAGCGTGCTTAATTGAATTGATTTTTTGTGTAATAATAATATTAGTAGTTTGATAATCTCTATTTAAATTAGAAATCAGTTTTTTAGTAGTAATGTTATCTAAAGCACTAGTTGAATCGTCTAAAATAAGAATTTTAGGTTTAATTAACAAAGTACGTGCAATGGTTAGTCTTTGTTTTTGACCTCCAGAAAGGTTTTTGCCGCGTTGTCCTACTTCGTGGTCTCATTTATCGCTAAAATTCTCTACAAATTCATCTGCACACGAAGCATTCAATGCTTGTTGTAATTCTAAATCAGTTGCATTTTCTTTAGCAAATAGCAAGTTAGATTTAATACTTCCCGAATAAAGAAGCGCATCTTGATAAACAATTCCGACATCTTTACGTAAATCATTGGTATCTATATGATTAACTTCTTTACCATCAATTAAAATATTCCCATCGAGATATTGCATATTTTTAACCAATAAATTAGCTAAAGTAGATTTACCAGAACCGGTTGGCCCAATAATTCCTAAGGTTTGTCCTGATTCTAATTTGAAATTAATGTCTTTTAAAACATAATCTTCAGAGGTTTCAAAGTATTTAAAATTAAGATTTTTAAATTCAATACTATAGGCTGCTTTGTTTTGATTACTTAATAATAAGTTAGTTTCAAAAGGTCGATCACTAGATTGAAAATCTAAAATATATGTAATCCTTTGAGCGGATACTCTAGCACGAAATAAGGTGCCTAAAAACTGACTAAAACTGCTAATCCCAAAAGCAATAATAAATTCATATTCCATAAACGCATTAATTTTAGCAATTAATTGTGTGGTATTTGCAAGGGAATGATCTTTATCCAAAATCACATATGCAGCCGAATAAATAAAAACTACAATAAGGTTAATAATAAAGAAAAAAGCAGGCATTGCTAATGAAAAAATAGAGAAAATACTGCTTTCTGTTGATCTTCATTTACGGTTAGCAGCCTTAAATTTTGCATATTGTTGATCTTGTAGATTATACGCTTGAATAAATCGAATTCCTAAAATATTTTCATCAGATTCTTTGGTAATAGCATCCAAATTTTTACGATTTTTCATAATATGTGGTCTTACATATTTGAAAATAAAAGTCATTACAAATAACAACAAAGGAATTACGGCAATGATTGCTCAAGTGAGTGGAACATCAGTTAAGAATGCAAAAATTAAACCAGTGATAATATAAAATGGTGCTTTAATTAATGTAGTTGATGCTCCAATTAAAAAGTCTCAAAAGACAGCAACATCATCGTTAATTCTAGTGATTAAACTTTCTGGGGTAATATGTGCGATCTCTTTTAGTGAAAGAATTTGATATTTACAAAAGAGTGCATCACGATAATAATTAGAGGCTTTTTCGCCGGCTCAAACTATTATTAACAACCCTGAAATAGACATAAGCGCTGAAAATGCAATCATTCCAAGCGTTATTCCTAGTAGTAACCCTAAAGTATTAGAAAAATTATTAGAAGTATATGCAGTTATATTAAAAATAATAATTTGATATTGACCAGTTGAATTAATCAAAAGTGGGAGAAATTGAGAAATTAAAATCGGAATAAACATTGTAATTAAAACATTAACAATAATTAAAAAAGTTCCGATATAAAATTGTCGTTTAAGACTACTAGGTAGTATTTTAAACATTTTAATCATTTATTACCGCCTACTTCTCATCTTCTCATTCAAATTCAAATCCATAGATACTGACAATATCTCCTTTTTGGATGTTACGACGAATTAATTCGTTTCATACACCAATTTTTTTTAAGATATTATTAAATCTTAATAAGTTATCATATGTATTAATTGGAATTTTATAATATAACTCCTCTACTTTTTTACCGCTAACATCAAAATATCCTTTGTAAGGATTTTTAACTATAAAATCCGGTTCAAAATTAATAACTTTAACTTCGTCTTTCGGATTTTCAATTGGTGTATAAGCAGTTTGTTGTAGTAATTGTCATAAATTAGCTTTTACATTCTCTAAATTCTCGCGAAAAATTGCAGAAATGGCAATCACTTTCACATTAGGATATTTTGCTTTAAATGCTTGTAGATGAGAGTTAAAGTTTTCTAAATCGCTTTTATTAGCGATTATCAGTTGAGGTTTTGCTTCTAATTTTAAATTATAAGATCTTAATTCATTGTTAATGATTTCAAAATCTTCAATCGGATCTTTCTCGGCACTTCCAAAATCTATAATATGTGCGATAACTTTACAACGTTCAATGTGTTTTAAAAATTGAATTCCTAATCCCTTGCCTAATGACGCTCCTTTAATTAAACCGGGTAAATCAGCTACAGTAAAGGAGTTTTCGTGAAACTGTACCATTCCTAATTGTGGTACTAAAGTGGTAAATTCATATTCGGCAACTTTTGCATGTGCATTTGAAACTGCGTTTAAAAATGTGGATTTCCCGGCCGAAGGCTTACCAACAACCCCAACATCAGATAAAATTTTTAAAACTATTTTTGCTTCATATTTTTCACCCGGCATCCCATTTTCAGCGATTTTTGGTGCGGTATTTTTAGAGGTCTTAAATTTATGATTGCCGCGACCTCCTTTACCACCTTTGGCCACCAAATAAGGAGTATCTAACTTAATAACATCAGCTACCAATTTATTTTTATTATAAACCAAAGTACCTAACGGTACTTTTATATAAGTGTCTTTTGCATTGGCTCCGTAAAGGTTTTTTGGACCACCTTTAACTCCATTTTCAGCCGTAATATGCTTGTTTTTATAAAAACTTAGTAAGGTATTTTTTCCGGTATCAGCAACAAAATAAATATGACCACCGCGACCTCCATCACCGCCATCAGGTCCACCGCGATCTACGTGTGCTTCACGACGAAATGAAATCATTCCGTCACCACCCTTACCAGCTTGTAAATATACACTAACTTCATCAATAAATTTAGCCATTTTTACCTCTTTTGTATTGAATTTAATTATATCATATTTTGATGACTAAGTTTTGATGCCAAAATAACTAAAACTACTTTTTTACCTTAATATTTGTAAAAAAGTAGTTTTATCATTATTATGATTTTAAATTTTGTTTGAGTTCATCAACCTTATTTAACCTTTCTCAAGGTAAATCTATATCATCGCGTCCAAAGTGTCCAAAATATGCAGTTTTAGCATATATTGGTTTTCTTAAACCTAAAGTATCTATGATTGCTTTGGGGGTAAGTTTAAAAGTCTTTAAAATTGCTGATAAGATTTGATCTTTAGATACTTTTTCACTACCAAAGGTTTCCAACAATATTGAAATAGGTTGTGCAATACCGATTGAATAAGCCAACTGAATTTCAACACGATCGGCAAGGCCGGCAGCAACGACGTTTTTAGCAATTCATCTCGCTGCATACGCGGCTGAACGATCTACTTTAGTAGCATCTTTACCACTAAAAGCACCGCCACCGTGTCTAGAAGCACCGCCATAAGTATCTACAATAATTTTTCTTCCAGTTAAACCGGTATCACCAATCGGTCCACCAATAACAAATTTACCAGTTGGATTAATTAAAATTTGTCTAGGTTTAGCTAAATTAAATTTAGCTAAAGTAGGTAAAATAATTTTATTTTTAATGTAGTTTTTAAATTCTACTTCTTGATATTTTTCTGAGTGTTGAATACTTAATAAAATAGTATCAACACTCACATTTTCTAAGTCTGTATAATCCAAGGTTACTTGAGATTTCATATCAGCTTTAGCTCATTTAAAATCTCCATTTATTCTTAATTCTTCGGCGGTTTTTACTAATTGATGTGCAATTGTAATTGCTAAAGGCATATATACTTTGGTTTCGTTAGTTGCATAACCAAACATAATTCCTTGGTCACCAGCACCAATTTCATTACCTAATTCTACACCTTGTGCAATATCTGGGCTTTGGTGTCTGATATCGGTGATAAAACTAGTATCAGTTGTGTAATATCCTAAAATTTTAAGAATATTTTTAGCAATTTCAATTACATCAACTGAAGCATCAGATTTTACTTCTCCGGCAATGAAAATATTATGTCCGCTAGCCATTGTTTCTATGGCAACTTTAGCATTAGGATCTAAAGTTAAATAAGCATCTAAAATCACATCAGAAATTTGGTCACATACCTTATCAGGATGTCCTCTTCCAACTGATTCGCTTGTAAATAATTTACGCATTTAATTCTCCTCTGTTTAAGTTTAATAGATAAATAGAGGCATAAAAAAGATGGTCTTATGCATGTTAGGAAATTAATTCCCCCTGACTATCCACCTTGGTTTAAAACCGGTTGGCAATGGTTATAGTTGTCTAACTACCATACTCTTTATGCAGCCATATTTTTAGTTAATATGGTTTAAGTAGTATAGCACAGTTTTAAAAAGATTTAAATATTTTTTGATTTCATTGAATTTCATTTTAAAAAAAATTTTCATGCTTCTTTTAAATTATAAGCAATAAAAAATTTTTGATGATTAAATTGAGGGTTATTATGATATTCATTAACAATATTAGTTGCTTCTAACTTAGTGATAATTAAGTTTTCAAAATGTACCTGTGCTTTAATGCTATTAATAAGTTGCTTTGAATAATTTTTATAATTAATACATACCTAAAAATTTTTCTAATTTTATAACATCACTAATAATTATTTTTATTTTAGTTTTAAAAAAATCATTAATATATTGATCTAAATTAGGATTGTTTACTAAATGGGGTATTAATTGGATTTTTCAATAATCTGATTGATAAGTTAATTTATTTAAATGTAATGTTTTATAACCATTTGCGATAGCAATTGCGGCATTCACAAAATTACTATCATGGATATTTACATTGTTTCTAAGTGAAATATAACCTTGATTTACTAAAACAAAATATTCGTTCTTGTTAAATTTATATTAAATTTTGTTTTAAAAAAGCATTTGAAAGTTTGGTTATTTTATCATCTGTCTTTGAAAGATAGTTATTTAAATAAATCTTGATTAATTTTTCTTTTTTAACTCAATTTCCATAATTATTTTTAAATTTCATGTAATAAATGATAAATGTATCTTATCATATTAAATTAAAAATTAGCTTCATTTTAATAATAACACATGTACTTAGAAGTAAATTAAATAACTAATTGCTTTATTTAATTTGACGTTCATTGTATTTTCTGGTAATATTATTTTGTACTTAATTTGTAAAATTAAAAAAGGAGTCTTATATGATTATTTTTTTACTATATATAAGACTTCAACCGAATTTTACTATAAATGATTAAGCAAAAAATATACTTATTTAAGTTATCACGAATAAGACATTTTTGTTTTTTATATAACACGCTTATCGCAACTAAAGAAAGGAATATATGAAAGAAAAAGAATATTTATTAGATTTATCAAAGAAAAACTTTGAAAATGGAAATAAATTTTACGAAGATAAAAAAGAAAATATCGATCCTGATGGTATCGGAGATAAACAAATTATAGGTTTTCTTCCTAATTTATATCAATACTTATTTTTTTACTCGAATAATAAAATTTCTATACCAATTTTTCAAAGACATTATGAATGAACTAAAGAAACTATTGATGGTTTATTACAGAACATCATAGATAAAGCATCAATTATTGAAATGGATAATAAAAATAACAATCAAAGAATTAAAATATTTTTAAATAAAAAGTTGTTTTTAAATAATATTATATTAACATATCATGATAACAAACCGGTTATTATTGATGGTCAACAAAGAACAACAACTTTATTTTTAATAACCGTTGCACTAATTAAATATTATTTTAATGCAAAATTTTATAAAAATAAACAAACATTATCAAATTCAGAAGAAAAATTTTTCAATTTTAATTTTATAAACAAACAAATTCATGAAATAGAAGAAAAATTTGGCAGCGACCACCTAAATTACATAGTAAAAATATTTAAAGGTGACATATCAGATTTAGATGAATATGATAAAAAAATGTTTAATATTTTCGAACATATTTATAAAAAACTTTCAGATTTTTTCGAAAACATGAATGATATCGAAGAATTTAAAAAGTTCGTTAAATTCTTTATGGAATGTATAAAAATAAATGTTACTTTAATCAAAGTGAGTTCCGAACATGAATCAAGTAAAATTTATGAAAACATTAATCTCTATTCTAAACCGCTTGAACTTACAGATTTACTCAAAAACAATTTATATTCTAAATTAATTCAAAATAAGAATAGTAAAAAACAAGAACAAGACTGACTTGATAATAACAAAATAAAGACCTCACTAAATTTATTTGATAAAACATGAAATATATATTTTAGAAAATCAACAAATTTAAATGGTGGAGTCATAAAAGATTTATTATCTGTTTTCTTATATTCATTATTCATTAACAATAATTTATTAAATGAAGATG is from Mycoplasmopsis mustelae and encodes:
- a CDS encoding ABC transporter ATP-binding protein encodes the protein MKKTHSNWKTFKIWLAFIKPDRKLIWFAILFSAINSVAYIGGSFLIGYIINAFFEPLAKGALQWENFNALKFWLLLGTLVLIYLIYAAFKYLENLFYVKISFKAAGRVRNNLIAKLLKLPIAYYDHNKTGNLISSLIVDVNNIALSLYQSLTQIIAAFFSISLSILMMSLISVALTLIVVPISLLMFGGIVLLIKKSQPYFIRVQDAFGELNAFVEEMLANTKITNSFNRQALINSELKKITKKIRHIAFKGDMITKSLETIYYVISNSIILVISVISALFYLYNLSVWGVAGLGADIKGKATAALIFTYISLNWNFIGPFQQVLATVFNAQVGVAATTRVIRILNAVEPSKAAEKIRIVKIAYNEQKQQYQETNKKDPFGFAAYKYIDANTQEVTYKSVKGEVVFDNVYFKYNENSKHYQLKGASFKAKQGKVIAIVGPTGAGKTTIINLISKYYDYQKGSIKIDGNELKEINSEDLKDILTIVLQDSFLFNETILANLKMTNPDATTQEIEQATEMTQAHHFIQNMEKGYQTPIENNGMNISQGQRQLLSLSRAILSNRNILILDEATSNIDSSTERIVQKSMLHLMQNRTSFIIAHRLSTIKNADLILVVNDGEIIESGTHQQLLALGGFYNNLYKSQFDE
- a CDS encoding ABC transporter ATP-binding protein, translating into MIKMFKILPSSLKRQFYIGTFLIIVNVLITMFIPILISQFLPLLINSTGQYQIIIFNITAYTSNNFSNTLGLLLGITLGMIAFSALMSISGLLIIVWAGEKASNYYRDALFCKYQILSLKEIAHITPESLITRINDDVAVFWDFLIGASTTLIKAPFYIITGLIFAFLTDVPLTWAIIAVIPLLLFVMTFIFKYVRPHIMKNRKNLDAITKESDENILGIRFIQAYNLQDQQYAKFKAANRKWRSTESSIFSIFSLAMPAFFFIINLIVVFIYSAAYVILDKDHSLANTTQLIAKINAFMEYEFIIAFGISSFSQFLGTLFRARVSAQRITYILDFQSSDRPFETNLLLSNQNKAAYSIEFKNLNFKYFETSEDYVLKDINFKLESGQTLGIIGPTGSGKSTLANLLVKNMQYLDGNILIDGKEVNHIDTNDLRKDVGIVYQDALLYSGSIKSNLLFAKENATDLELQQALNASCADEFVENFSDKWDHEVGQRGKNLSGGQKQRLTIARTLLIKPKILILDDSTSALDNITTKKLISNLNRDYQTTNIIITQKINSIKHADKILVLDKGRIIASGTHNELIQNCQWYWDVNYNQLEQ
- the obgE gene encoding GTPase ObgE, with product MAKFIDEVSVYLQAGKGGDGMISFRREAHVDRGGPDGGDGGRGGHIYFVADTGKNTLLSFYKNKHITAENGVKGGPKNLYGANAKDTYIKVPLGTLVYNKNKLVADVIKLDTPYLVAKGGKGGRGNHKFKTSKNTAPKIAENGMPGEKYEAKIVLKILSDVGVVGKPSAGKSTFLNAVSNAHAKVAEYEFTTLVPQLGMVQFHENSFTVADLPGLIKGASLGKGLGIQFLKHIERCKVIAHIIDFGSAEKDPIEDFEIINNELRSYNLKLEAKPQLIIANKSDLENFNSHLQAFKAKYPNVKVIAISAIFRENLENVKANLWQLLQQTAYTPIENPKDEVKVINFEPDFIVKNPYKGYFDVSGKKVEELYYKIPINTYDNLLRFNNILKKIGVWNELIRRNIQKGDIVSIYGFEFEWEDEK
- the metK gene encoding methionine adenosyltransferase, which encodes MRKLFTSESVGRGHPDKVCDQISDVILDAYLTLDPNAKVAIETMASGHNIFIAGEVKSDASVDVIEIAKNILKILGYYTTDTSFITDIRHQSPDIAQGVELGNEIGAGDQGIMFGYATNETKVYMPLAITIAHQLVKTAEELRINGDFKWAKADMKSQVTLDYTDLENVSVDTILLSIQHSEKYQEVEFKNYIKNKIILPTLAKFNLAKPRQILINPTGKFVIGGPIGDTGLTGRKIIVDTYGGASRHGGGAFSGKDATKVDRSAAYAARWIAKNVVAAGLADRVEIQLAYSIGIAQPISILLETFGSEKVSKDQILSAILKTFKLTPKAIIDTLGLRKPIYAKTAYFGHFGRDDIDLPWERLNKVDELKQNLKS